A single Nocardioides bizhenqiangii DNA region contains:
- a CDS encoding crotonase/enoyl-CoA hydratase family protein: protein MADGTEGAPWRRPAHEGPDSPYDGIPLDDPSRSTGSGQATGSGQAGDYRTLTYEVDGRVARITFNRPEQGNSITPDTPVELAAAVERADLDPRVHVIVVSGRGKGFCGGYDLTAFAEQAIPNHDPAKTWDPMVDYAMMSRFTKGYASLLHADKPTVAKVHGFCVAGGTDIALHCDQILIAADAKIGYPPTRVWGVPSAGLWAHRLGDQRAKRLLLTGDCLSGREAAEWGLAIEAPDPDRLDERTEILVQRIAAMPINQLMMVKLALNSALLAQGVETSRMISTVFDGISRHTREGYSFAARAAEAGFKQAVRERDAAPYDDFGPSTNKG, encoded by the coding sequence ATGGCAGACGGCACCGAAGGAGCCCCGTGGCGGAGGCCCGCCCACGAGGGCCCCGACTCGCCGTACGACGGAATCCCGCTCGACGACCCTTCCCGTTCGACAGGCTCAGGACAAGCGACAGGCTCAGGGCAAGCGGGGGACTACCGCACGCTGACCTACGAGGTCGACGGTCGCGTCGCACGGATCACGTTCAACCGGCCCGAGCAGGGCAACTCGATCACTCCCGACACCCCCGTGGAGCTGGCCGCGGCCGTCGAGCGCGCGGACCTCGACCCGCGGGTCCACGTGATCGTGGTGAGCGGACGCGGCAAGGGATTCTGCGGCGGCTACGACCTGACGGCGTTCGCGGAGCAGGCGATCCCCAACCACGACCCGGCGAAGACGTGGGACCCGATGGTCGACTACGCGATGATGAGTCGCTTCACCAAGGGCTACGCCAGCCTGCTCCACGCCGACAAGCCGACGGTCGCGAAGGTCCACGGCTTCTGCGTCGCCGGCGGCACCGACATCGCCCTGCACTGCGACCAGATCCTGATCGCCGCGGACGCCAAGATCGGCTACCCCCCGACCCGGGTGTGGGGCGTGCCGAGCGCCGGCCTGTGGGCGCACCGGCTCGGCGACCAGCGGGCCAAGCGGCTGCTGCTGACCGGTGACTGCCTCTCCGGGCGCGAGGCCGCCGAGTGGGGGCTCGCGATCGAGGCCCCGGACCCCGACCGGCTCGACGAGCGCACCGAGATCCTGGTGCAGCGGATCGCCGCGATGCCGATCAACCAGCTGATGATGGTGAAGCTCGCGCTCAACTCCGCGCTGCTCGCGCAGGGCGTCGAGACCAGCCGGATGATCAGCACCGTCTTCGACGGGATCTCCCGGCACACCCGCGAGGGCTACTCCTTCGCCGCCCGCGCCGCGGAGGCCGGCTTCAAGCAGGCGGTGCGCGAGCGCGACGCCGCGCCGTACGACGACTTCGGACCTTCCACCAACAAGGGGTAG
- a CDS encoding PaaX family transcriptional regulator C-terminal domain-containing protein, with amino-acid sequence MAVAVDLKPLPARSVVLSLLLGSHPDRMSPAQVTRAGEHFGIPASTLRVALTRAVAAGDLRRQDRDYVLGARLVARQRRQDEGVEDAETAWDGTWEMAVVVVSGRSGSERAALREKLTGARLAELREGVWTRPANLRRAAAYAGDPVLASFRARPDGDPVRLARELWNLRGWAADGRALLRRLARTKAPAPRLAVAAHVVRHLTADPLLPRELLPADWPGGELRTAYADYQTELRSLAIV; translated from the coding sequence ATGGCTGTAGCGGTGGACCTCAAGCCGCTGCCGGCGCGGTCGGTCGTGCTGTCCCTGCTGCTCGGCTCCCACCCGGACCGGATGAGCCCGGCCCAGGTGACGCGCGCGGGCGAGCACTTCGGCATCCCGGCATCGACCCTGAGGGTCGCCCTGACCCGGGCCGTAGCGGCCGGCGACCTGCGGCGGCAGGACCGCGACTACGTGCTCGGCGCTCGCCTCGTGGCCCGGCAGCGCCGCCAGGACGAGGGCGTCGAGGACGCCGAGACCGCGTGGGACGGCACCTGGGAGATGGCCGTGGTCGTGGTGTCCGGCCGGTCCGGCAGCGAGCGCGCGGCGCTGCGAGAGAAGCTCACCGGAGCCCGGCTGGCGGAGCTCCGCGAGGGCGTCTGGACCCGTCCGGCCAACCTGCGCCGGGCGGCGGCGTACGCCGGCGACCCGGTCCTCGCGTCCTTCCGGGCCCGTCCCGACGGCGACCCGGTCCGGCTCGCGCGCGAGCTCTGGAACCTGCGCGGCTGGGCCGCCGACGGTCGCGCGCTGCTGCGCCGGCTGGCGCGGACGAAGGCGCCGGCGCCCCGCCTCGCCGTCGCGGCGCACGTCGTCCGCCACCTCACCGCCGACCCGTTGCTTCCTCGTGAGCTGCTGCCGGCCGACTGGCCCGGCGGCGAGCTGCGGACGGCGTACGCCGACTACCAGACCGAGCTGCGATCACTGGCCATCGTCTGA
- a CDS encoding SWIM zinc finger family protein, whose product MVGQPGRVTHGRLVAPRTGIRSWWGKAWHRAVEEAAYVDTDLRGGRTLARRGEVGGISVAAGSLLAAVREGDDAWTAEIKIPVLAAEERRTLVEVVAAEAGRIAALLAGELPFDLVEHAEEAGVELLPYGGELAASCTCNAYLDPCRHALAVLIQTGWLVDADPLVLFAVRGLDREALLAELHERSTGATAAPSGVTDLADDIEVAADAVLRARRLVELMETGAELPDGLV is encoded by the coding sequence ATGGTCGGGCAGCCGGGACGGGTCACCCATGGCCGGCTGGTCGCGCCGCGCACCGGGATCCGGTCCTGGTGGGGCAAGGCCTGGCACCGCGCGGTCGAGGAGGCGGCGTACGTCGACACCGACCTGCGCGGCGGCCGCACCCTCGCCCGGCGGGGCGAGGTCGGCGGCATCAGCGTGGCGGCGGGTTCGCTGCTCGCGGCGGTGCGGGAGGGCGACGACGCGTGGACCGCCGAGATCAAGATCCCGGTCCTGGCCGCGGAGGAACGACGCACGCTGGTCGAGGTCGTCGCCGCCGAGGCGGGCCGGATCGCCGCCCTGCTCGCCGGCGAGCTTCCCTTCGACCTGGTCGAGCACGCCGAAGAGGCCGGGGTCGAGCTGCTGCCGTACGGCGGCGAGCTCGCCGCGAGCTGCACCTGCAACGCCTACCTCGACCCCTGCCGGCACGCCCTGGCCGTGCTCATCCAAACCGGGTGGCTGGTCGATGCCGACCCGCTGGTGCTGTTCGCGGTGCGCGGGCTCGATCGCGAGGCGCTGCTCGCCGAGCTCCACGAGCGATCCACCGGCGCCACCGCCGCGCCGTCCGGTGTCACCGACCTCGCCGACGACATCGAGGTCGCCGCCGACGCCGTGCTCCGCGCGCGCCGGCTGGTCGAGCTGATGGAGACCGGCGCCGAGCTGCCCGACGGGTTGGTGTGA